The Carassius auratus strain Wakin chromosome 27, ASM336829v1, whole genome shotgun sequence genome includes a region encoding these proteins:
- the LOC113046160 gene encoding tripartite motif-containing protein 16-like — protein MFLNKHFESMNIVLHTSLKHRTRKQESHEFGERESESVAELCVFVTLYSCSKMAEARFSQDEFLCPVCLDLLKDPVTIQCGHSYCMSCITDCWDKEDEKRVYSCPQCRQTFSPRPALFKNVVFAEMLEKLKKTKLQSVVPAGAGDVECDVCTGRKYRAVKSCLVCLNSYCQNHLEQHESLFKGKKHSLIEATERLQEMICQKHEKLLEVFCRTDQKCICVLCTMDEHKNHDTVSAADQRTEKQKQLKKTQKTLQQRIQQREKDLQQLRETVESHKRSAQTAVEDSERIFTELIRSIERSRSELIRLIRDQEKTAVSRAEERLERLEQEINDLRRRDAELEQLSHTQDHIQFLQSFQSLSAPPESTDVNDDLSSSLFSSDDLRESVHQLRDKLEDFCKEQLKKISDRVTFTNIVPRTRKDFLQYSHQLTLDLNTVYKRLRLSENNRVITFTNTLQPYPDHPDRFDEYEQVLCRESVSGRCYWEIEWSGDVDISVSYKSISRKGRGVECVFGCNDQSWSLICSSSSYSFIHSNIKTDLSVKSISRRIGVFVDHRAGTLSFYSVSDTMSLIHTVQTTFTQTLYPGFGVYNGSVKLC, from the exons atgtttttgaataaacACTTTGAATCCATGAATATAGTTTTACACACATCACTCAAACACAGAACCAGGAAACAGGAATCACATGAGTTCGGggaaagagaaagtgaaagtgtagctgagctctgtgtgtttgtgactcTTTATTCCtgcagtaaaatggcagaagccagaTTTTCTCAGGATGAGTTTTTGTGTCCGgtgtgtctggatctcctgaaggatccagtgaccatccagtgtggacacagttactgtatgagctgtattacagactgctgggataAAGAGGATGagaagagagtctacagctgccctcagtgcagacagaccttcagtccaagacctgctttatTTAAGAACGTGGTGTTTGCTGAAATgctggagaaactgaagaagactaAACTTCAAAGTGTGGTTcctgctggagctggagatgtggagtgtgacgtctgtactggaagaaaatacagagccgtcaagtcctgtctggtgtgtctgAACTCTTACTGTCAGAATCACCTTGAACAACATGAGAGTTTGTTTAAAGGAAAGAAACACAGTTTGATTGAAGCCACTGAacgactgcaggagatgatctgccagaaacacGAGAAGCTCCTCGAGGTTTTCTGTCGCACTGATCAGAAGTGTATATGTGTGCTGTGTACGATGGATGAACATAAAAACCACGACACTGTATCAGCCGCAGATcagaggacagagaaacag aagcagctgaagaagacacagaagacgctccagcagagaatccagcagagagagaaagatctccagcagctgagagagaccgtggagtctcataag cgctctgcacagacagcagtggaagacagtgagaggatctttactgagctcatccgctccattgagagaagccgctctgagctgatacgactgatcagagatcaggaaaagactgcagtgagtcgagctgaagaacgactggagcgactggagcaggagatcaatgatctgaggaggagagacgctgagctggagcagctttcacacacacaggatcacatccagttcctgcag agtttccagtctctctccgcacctcctgaatctacagacgTAAATGATGATCTCTCcagttctctcttctcttctgatgatctgagagaatctgtccatcagctgagagacaaactggaggatttctgcaaagagcagctcaagaagatctcagacagag tcaCATTCACCAACATTGTTCCCAGAACCAGGAAggacttcctacaat attcccatcagctcactctggatctgaacacagtgtATAAACGCCTCCgtctgtctgagaacaacagagtgattACATTCACTAACACACTCcagccgtatcctgatcatccagacagatttgatgagtatgagcaggtgttgtgtagagagagtgtgagtggacgctgttactgggagattgagtggagtggagatgtggatatatcagtgtcatataagagcatcagcaggaagggacggggtgttgagtgtgtgtttggatgtaatgatcagtcctggagtttgatcTGCTCTTCCTCCAGTTACTCTTTCATACACAGTAACATAAAGACTGATCTCTCTGTGAAGTCCATCAGcaggagaataggagtgtttgtggatcacagagcaggaactctgtccttctacagcgtctctgacacaatgagcctcatccacacagtccagaccacattcactcagacgctctatcctgggtttggGGTTTATAATggatcagtgaaactgtgttga